In the Oreochromis aureus strain Israel breed Guangdong linkage group 14, ZZ_aureus, whole genome shotgun sequence genome, one interval contains:
- the dynll2a gene encoding dynein, light chain, LC8-type 2a — MTDRKAVIKNADMSEDMQQDAVDCATQAMEKYNIEKDIAAYIKKEFDKKYNPTWHCIVGRNFGSYVTHETKHFIYFYLGQVAILLFKSG; from the exons ATGACTGACAGGAAAGCTGTGATCAAGAACGCAGACATGTCCGAGGACATGCAGCAGGACGCGGTGGACTGTGCCACCCAGGCCATGGAGAAGTACAACATAGAGAAGGACATTGCAGCCTACATCAAGAAG GAGTTTGACAAGAAGTACAACCCCACCTGGCACTGCATTGTCGGGAGGAACTTCGGCAGCTACGTCACCCACGAGACGAagcatttcatttatttttatctggGCCAGGTGGCCATCTTGCTCTTCAAGTCGGGCTGA
- the srsf1a gene encoding serine/arginine-rich splicing factor 1A: MSGVVRGPAGNNDCRIYVGNLPPDIRTKDVEDVFYKYGTIRDIDLKNRRGGPPFAFIEFEDPRDADDAVYGRDGYDYDGYRLRVEFPRSGRGSRGGFGIGGAPRGRYGPPSRRSEYRVVVSGLPQSGSWQDLKDHMREAGDVCYADVYRDGTGVVEFVRKEDMTYAVRKLDNTKFRSHEGETAYIRVKLDGPRSPSYGRSRSRSRGSRSRSRSRSASRSRSNSRGRGRGSPRYSPRHSRSRSRS, translated from the exons ATGTCGGGTGTTGTGCGAGGCCCCGCTGGGAACAACGACTGCCGAATTTACGTGGGAAACCTCCCCCCAGATATACGCACAAAAGATGTGGAAGACGTGTTCTACAAGTACGGGACGATTCGAGATATCGATCTGAAGAACCGGAGAGGGGGCCCCCCGTTCGCCTTTATTGAATTCGAAGACCCCAG GGACGCTGATGATGCCGTCTATGGACGTGATGGATACGACTACGACGGCTACAGACTGCGTGTGGAGTTTCCCCGGAGCGGCAGGGGATCCAGAGGAGGGTTTGGGATCGGAGGAGCGCCCAGAGGCAGATATGGACCCCCCTCCAGACGATCTGAGTACAGGGTCGTTGTGTCAG GGCTCCCTCAGAGCGGCAGCTGGCAGGACCTGAAGGACCACATGCGTGAGGCAGGCGACGTGTGCTACGCCGACGTTTACAGAGACGGGACTGGAGTTGTAGAATTTGTGCGCAAAGAAGACATGACCTATGCCGTTCGCAAACTGGACAACACCAAATTCCGCTCCCATGAG GGAGAGACTGCTTACATTCGTGTGAAATTAGACGGTCCCCGCAGCCCAAGTTACGGAAGATCACGCTCTCGCAGCCGTGGCAGCCGAAGCAGGAGCCGCAGTCGGAGCGCCAGCCGGAGTCGCAGCAATTCCCGTGGTCGTGGCAGAGGATCGCCCCGCTACTCACCCCGTCACAGCCGCTCTCGCTCCCGTTCCTAA